Proteins co-encoded in one Cinclus cinclus chromosome Z, bCinCin1.1, whole genome shotgun sequence genomic window:
- the LOC134056903 gene encoding LOW QUALITY PROTEIN: uncharacterized protein LOC134056903 (The sequence of the model RefSeq protein was modified relative to this genomic sequence to represent the inferred CDS: inserted 1 base in 1 codon), which translates to MSLQLLAGLSGRAALACAQCRSILLFVSGQLHTVTGALFFXSVSEESANLHSSATMIEQLVAAVCTVYGIGYSGYYLTSLGRHLRHVFRGADPESPEPTADSPLTLSVPGDVAKEELNDRNPPAVLTAQPEYSEPVLLEEEHEQSALSEVPQQTQGELFPAQEQEEQLRQQVEEVQGNGQNIKAEPQAELPEAPIAIMAVRRRHKEDMRSIQEEMNLHQQTGDQQNQVSARVEDTPLVIDVSCFLQNLKDNLHAELHEIEAGMKAREKRLREEIKLIREKHNPLLQAVQKQVAIKKINLHQLRKRELKVDELMVIKRKRNPNLVKYLDCYLVDKQFWLVMEYMDGGTLSNVISWTFLSEDEMAAVSRQCLQGLDFLHKMCVIHQNVKSRNILLRSNGSVKLADFGLLAQLTPEQRRQDSVASTSGWMAPEVLTGQQYGPKLDIWSFGIVGIEMVEGEVPYWNETAVWPQLLIATGGRPKLQQPDLFSPLLRDFLSCCLQTDEARRWTAKDLLQHPFVASVEPTSCLVPLIVSLKKRMVEKKL; encoded by the exons ATGTCTCTTCAAC TGCTAGCAG GCCtcagtggcagagcagctcttgcctgtgctcagtgcaggagcatcctcctgtttgtcagtgggcagctgcacactgtgacaggagccttgtttt ctagtgtttcagaagagtctgcaaacttgcacagcagtgctaccaTGATTGAGCAACtcgttgctgcagtttgcactgtttATGGCATTGGTTATTCAGGATATTATCTGACTAGCCTGGGAc GACACCTGAGACATGTATTCAGAGGTGCAGATCCTGAG agccctgaacccaCAGCAGACTCTCCACTGActctctcagttcctggagatgtggCCAAAGAGGAGCTGAATGACCGCaatcctccagctgtgctcacagcacaaccTGAATATTccgagccg gtccTTCTAGAGGAAGAGCACGAGCagagtgctttatcagaggtgccacagcagactcagggagagctgttcccagcccaggagcaggaggagcagctcaggcagcaggtggaagaggtACAGGGGAATGGCCAG aacatcaaggcagagccacaagcagAGCTGCCCGAAGCTCCgattgccatcatggcagtAAGGAGAAGGcacaaggaagacatgagaagcatccaagaggagatgaatctccatcagcagacaggcgatcaacaaaaccaggtgAGTGCAAGAGTGGAAGACACTCCACTCGTGATAGATGTCTCttgttttttacagaacctcaaggacaacctgcatgcagagctgcatgaaattgaggctgggatgaaggcaagagagaagaggctgagggaagaaataaaacttatcagagagaaacataatcccctgcttcaggctgtacaaaagcaa gtggccataaagaaaattaatctccacCAACTGCGGAAGAGGGAACTAAAAGTTGATGAACTTATGGTCATCAAGAGGAAGAGGAATCCCAACCTGGTCAAATATTTAGACTG ctaccttgtggataagcaattctggctggtgatggagtacatggatggaggcactctgagCAATGTCATCAGCTGGACCTTCCtgtctgaagatgagatggcagctgtcagtcggcag tgcctgcaaggcctggattttcttcacaaaatgtgTGTGATCCatcaaaatgtgaagagccgcaacatccttctcagaagcaatggctctgtcaagctgg ctgattttggcctcttagctcagctcacccctgagcagagaagacaggacTCAGTGGCCAGCACTTCTGGgtggatggcacctgaagtcCTGACAGGTCAACAATATGGCCCTAAACTGGATatatggtcttttggaattgtgggcattgaaatggtggaagGAGAAGTTCCCTACTGGAATGAAACTGCTGTGTGG cctcagctcctgatagccaccggagggagaccaaagctgcagcagcccgacctcttctctcctttgctgcgggacttcctgagctgctgcctgcagacagatgaGGCTCGGCGCTGGACTGCCAAGGatctcctgcag catccatttgtggcaTCAGTCGAGCCTActtcctgcctggtgccactgatcgtttctttgaagaagaggatggtggAGAAGAAACTGTGA